One genomic segment of Paenibacillus xylanexedens includes these proteins:
- a CDS encoding phasin family protein, which produces MSDLFKKAISLGLGLTVVSKEKIEKTVDDLVKRGELAPGESKALVERLLERGDEEQGQFKRVIQEQVKRVLQEAGVASESDVTSLEQRVAVLEKKLAELGHSLQLQPDESPAPLEVPPPLKGNEIE; this is translated from the coding sequence ATGAGCGATTTGTTCAAAAAGGCGATCTCGTTAGGGCTTGGTCTTACTGTCGTAAGCAAAGAAAAAATTGAGAAAACCGTGGATGATTTGGTCAAACGCGGGGAACTTGCACCCGGTGAATCCAAAGCTTTGGTTGAACGCCTGCTGGAACGGGGCGATGAAGAGCAAGGCCAGTTCAAGAGAGTGATTCAAGAACAGGTCAAGCGTGTGCTTCAGGAAGCTGGTGTGGCATCCGAAAGTGATGTAACCAGTCTGGAACAGCGCGTTGCCGTTCTGGAGAAAAAACTTGCCGAACTGGGCCACTCACTACAGCTTCAACCTGATGAATCCCCAGCTCCACTTGAAGTTCC
- a CDS encoding SDR family oxidoreductase: MMRTVCVTGAARGLGLALTAQMLKRGYLVYAAGLDVEDSEGIRMLAEGYPDHLRAIELDIADDLSVALFTETLKLDTNHLDMLINNAAILGSITDHIRGPLNMAEMAEVFNVNTLGTLRVTHSLLPLLLQGQVKLIVDISSEAGSIEQCSRDGWYAYCMSKAALNMQARLVHNGLKDEGGQVMLVHPGWVQSYMRGELDVAADLTPEQSAQHIAVLIDRHEQFKGDQPAYVDYKGEKLPW; encoded by the coding sequence ATGATGAGAACCGTATGTGTAACGGGAGCTGCCCGAGGATTGGGATTGGCTTTGACGGCACAGATGCTGAAGAGAGGGTACCTTGTGTATGCGGCCGGTCTGGACGTGGAAGATTCCGAGGGAATTCGTATGCTTGCAGAAGGATATCCTGACCATCTGCGCGCCATCGAACTGGATATCGCGGACGACCTGTCGGTAGCTCTGTTCACGGAGACATTGAAGCTGGATACGAATCATTTGGATATGCTGATCAATAATGCGGCTATACTAGGAAGTATTACGGATCATATCCGCGGGCCGTTGAATATGGCGGAGATGGCTGAAGTATTTAATGTGAACACCTTAGGTACACTGCGTGTGACTCATTCCCTGTTACCCCTCCTTCTTCAAGGACAGGTCAAGCTGATTGTTGATATCTCTTCCGAGGCTGGAAGTATAGAACAATGCAGTCGGGATGGGTGGTATGCCTATTGTATGTCCAAAGCTGCTTTGAACATGCAGGCCCGTCTTGTGCACAATGGTCTGAAGGATGAAGGCGGACAAGTGATGCTTGTGCATCCCGGTTGGGTACAGAGTTATATGAGGGGCGAATTGGATGTTGCTGCGGATCTCACGCCCGAGCAATCTGCACAGCATATTGCTGTACTTATCGACCGCCATGAACAGTTTAAAGGAGATCAGCCCGCATATGTGGACTACAAGGGAGAGAAGCTCCCCTGGTAG
- a CDS encoding ThuA domain-containing protein yields MDHRKKALLLGDYTHPDWHPLQGVDAEISRIFHDTMTVQCSENRNMLLQENITGFDVCISYMDDWKGKVSPQQTAGLLSYVSNGGGLVIIHNGISLQNRYELKQMIGAKFLHHPAYAPLEFTVTAESHPVTEGISNFTMEEEPYQFEFGSFAETKILLEYQSEDGPKPAVWAHRYGVGRIVYLMPGHHVPSFAHETYRKLLLQAGKWAARYV; encoded by the coding sequence ATGGATCATCGTAAAAAAGCATTACTACTTGGCGATTATACACATCCGGATTGGCACCCGCTTCAGGGGGTGGATGCGGAGATTAGCCGAATTTTCCATGATACTATGACTGTGCAGTGCAGTGAGAATCGGAATATGCTGCTGCAAGAAAATATAACCGGGTTTGATGTATGTATCTCATACATGGACGATTGGAAGGGTAAAGTCTCTCCACAGCAGACAGCAGGTTTGTTGTCCTATGTAAGTAATGGAGGTGGACTGGTCATTATACATAACGGCATTTCGCTCCAAAATCGTTATGAGCTCAAACAGATGATCGGTGCCAAGTTCCTGCATCATCCGGCGTATGCACCGCTTGAATTCACTGTAACGGCGGAAAGCCATCCCGTGACGGAGGGCATTTCGAATTTCACAATGGAAGAAGAGCCGTATCAGTTCGAATTTGGTTCTTTTGCCGAAACGAAAATATTGCTGGAATATCAATCCGAAGATGGACCAAAGCCTGCGGTTTGGGCTCATCGATATGGTGTTGGACGTATTGTTTATCTGATGCCGGGTCACCATGTACCGTCTTTTGCACACGAAACGTACCGCAAGTTACTGCTGCAAGCAGGCAAATGGGCTGCACGTTACGTCTGA